A portion of the Jaculus jaculus isolate mJacJac1 chromosome 5, mJacJac1.mat.Y.cur, whole genome shotgun sequence genome contains these proteins:
- the Ttc34 gene encoding tetratricopeptide repeat protein 34 — MSAQKLVACLCQEGDQHLALGELPLATAFYLAAFSCHAPSAVRRVQAALAENPGAPVVATLEAWCRGDSHIPAIHWDGMAVVSLNGSLASAFLGALCPDHPATVLHLLAGLLARGHHEEVVQRCSNLLEAHSQQILELQLTRALAWILSTEQVNKGLAAYLQAFASSADRTVAFVHTHQQPYLPMLISTLQSYIARHPGAADSTSQRELLGALDHRGTCSNTLSPAALLRDGRFEDCLMACGQALQSDSMGSRPKGEHRATLLVTRAAAAFFLDGRTRDVLQDLQEAFRESPAGARRQFQAVLSAGDRERVQALAQEAADQGFARFQEAVRNRPELREDTGRELLTPVTQALRFLLRVATAEARPALGTRLAECLLLAGDVAGARAQCESLLRPRRPGDLAGDRSPLLALRGFCALHAGEARRARDDFQAVVERGAQHASGCVLALCGRGLLRVLAGSAFLGALDYVTACRLRPEEALLATKAYVPWNQRGLLLTVLREEGRRMLLREPQSAPGCLKEVAKGASPRALEGDAHGVYQLAMLLMELDPEDETVHLLVADALYRLGHLDDAHKSLLVALSRRPQAAPVLVRLALLQLRRGFCYDANQLVKRVVQTGDTACLQHTLDVFHHEDRQLLQSHCHVRALNILRSWPGGLDSGTHTREAIAYLSLAIFAAGSEATESLLTRARCYGLLGQKKTAMFDFNSVLRAEPRNVQALCGRALVRLTLDQLQEAVEDMFSALQLDPETVVPEIRSLKPEAHVPLTQGLHARCRGLLSQRLDSGVPLGDKDTQGLLAVGKAMIRIDTAQLSWHLLLADIHTVLGKYQEAGAHLAETLHANPPSEAARARRGLLKLKKGDASAAACDLQSLAETDTKDLGFLLRLLDFPEQQSLIQAAAQEAGTLLDTGQPGRALGYCSLAVLASGNSPCHLRLRATCLAQLQEFDRALRDLNHVLQEDARDSDLPRRAEDYCSQGRLLLSLGDEEGAAGAFAQALTLSPVRAQDSLWEQPGQVPTAHVFLHHGQRCLEEQRYQEAWMAAQNGLLVHPSHRGLKRLKARTRREASSGCRLH; from the exons ATGTCAGCCCAGAAGCTCGTGGCCTGCCTTTGCCAGGAAGGAGATCAGCACCTGGCCCTGGGGGAGCTACCCCTAGCCACAGCCTTCTACCTGGCTGCCTTCAGCTGCCACGCCCCCTCGGCAGTGCGTCGAGTACAGGCTGCCCTGGCTGAGAACCCAGGGGCACCTGTGGTGGCCACCCTGGAAGCTTGGTGCCGTGGGGACAGCCACATCCCTGCCATCCACTGGGATGGTATGGCAGTGGTCTCCTTGAATGggtctctggcctctgccttTCTTGGTGCCCTCTGCCCTGACCACCCTGCCACTGTCCTGCACTTGCTGGCTGGCCTGCTGGCCCGTGGGCACCATGAGGAAGTGGTACAGCGATGTAGCAATCTGCTGGAAGCACACTCCCAACAGATCCTGGAGCTACAGCTGACTCGTGCCCTGGCCTGGATCCTGTCCACAGAACAGGTTAACAAAGGCTTGGCCGCCTACCTCCAAGCCTTTGCCTCTAGCGCAGACCGGACTGTGGCCTTCGTCCACACCCACCAGCAGCCCTATCTCCCCATGCTAATCAGCACCCTCCAGAGTTACATTGCAAGACACCCAGGGGCCGCAGACAGCACCAGCCAGAGGGAACTCCTGGGGGCCCTGGACCACAGGGGCACTTGCAGCAATACCCTGTCACCTGCAGCTCTGCTCCGTGATGGCAGGTTTGAGGACTGCCTGATGGCATGCGGCCAGGCCCTCCAGTCCGACTCAATGGGGAGCAGACCTAAAG GTGAGCACCGGGCCACTCTGCTAGTCACCCGCGCGGCGGCGGCCTTCTTCCTGGACGGCAGAACCCGGGACGTGCTGCAGGACTTGCAGGAGGCCTTCCGCGAGAGTCCCGCGGGGGCGCGGAGGCAGTTCCAGGCCGTGCTCTCGGCCGGGGACCGCGAGCGCGTCCAGGCCCTGGCGCAGGAGGCCGCGGACCAAGGCTTCGCGCGCTTCCAAGAGGCCGTGCGGAACCGCCCAGAGCTCCGCGAGGACACGGGACGCGAGCTCTTGACCCCGGTGACCCAGGCGCTCCGCTTCTTACTTCGCGTGGCGACGGCCGAGGCGCGACCCGCCCTGGGGACCCGCCTGGCCGAGTGCCTGCTGCTGGCCGGGGACGTGGCGGGAGCTCGCGCGCAGTGTGAGAGCCTCCTGCGGCCCAGGCGTCCCGGGGACCTCGCCGGGGACCGCTCGCCGCTGCTGGCGCTGCGCGGCTTCTGCGCGCTGCACGCGGGCGAGGCGCGGCGCGCGCGCGACGACTTCCAGGCGGTGGTGGAGCGCGGGGCGCAGCACGCGAGCGGCTGCGTGCTGGCGCTGTGCGGCCGCGGGCTGCTGAGGGTGCTGGCGGGCAGCGCGTTCCTGGGCGCGCTGGACTATGTCACCGCATGCCGGCTGCGGCCCGAGGAGGCGCTGCTAGCCACCAAAGCCTACGTGCCCTGGAACCAGCGGGGACTGCTGCTCACCGTTCTCCGGGAGGAGGGCCGCAGGATGTTGCTGCGGGAACCCCAGAGTGCGCCCGGCTGCCTGAAGGAGGTTGCGAAGGGGGCCAGTCCCAGGGCGCTGGAGGG CGATGCCCACGGTGTGTACCAGCTGGCCATGCTACTAATGGAGCTGGACCCAGAGGATGAGACTGTGCACCTCCTGGTGGCTGATGCCCTCTACCGCCTAGGCCACCTGGATGATGCCCACAAGTCCCTGCTGGTGGCCCTGTCCCGGAGGCCCCAGGCAGCCCCTGTGCTGGTGCGACTGGCCCTGCTGCAACTGCGGAGGGGCTTCTGCTACGATGCCAACCAG CTGGTGAAGAGAGTAGTCCAGACCGGGGACACGGCCTGCCTCCAACACACCCTGGATGTTTTCCACCATGAAGACCGGCAGCTGCTGCAAAGCCATTGTCATGTACGGGCCCTGAACATCCTGCGGTCGTGGCCAGGCGGGTTGGACAGTGGGACCCATACCAGGGAGGCCATTGCCTACCTCTCCCTGGCCATCTTTGCTGCAG GGAGTGAGGCCACGGAGTCCCTCCTCACCCGAGCCCGCTGCTACGGGCTCCTGGGCCAGAAGAAGACTGCCATGTTTGACTTCAACTCTGTGCTGCGGGCTGAGCCACGGAATGTGCAGGCTCTGTGTGGACGAGCCCTCGTGCGCCTGACTCTGGACCAGCTGCAG GAAGCTGTGGAGGACATGTTCTCTGCTCTGCAGCTCGACCCAGAGACCGTGGTCCCTGAGATCCGCTCTCTGAAGCCAGAAGCCCACGTGCCTCTTACTCAAGGTCTCCATGCCCGATGCCGAGGCCTCTTGAGCCAGCGATTGGACTCTGGGGTCCCCCTTGGGGACAAGGACACCCAGGGCCTTCTTGCTGTGGGAAAGGCAATGATCAGAATTGACACTGCACAGCTGAGCTGGCACCTCCTCCTTGCAGACATCCACACAGTGCTGG GGAAGTACCAGGAAGCTGGTGCCCACTTGGCAGAAACTCTGCACGCTAATCCACCATCAGAGGCTGCCAGGGCCAGGAGGGGCCTGCTCAAGCTCAAGAAGGGAGATGCATCAGCCGCAGCCTGCGACCTGCAGAGCCTCGCAGAGACAGATACCAAGGACCTCGGCTTCCTCCTGCGTCTCCTCGACTTCCCAGAGCAGCAGAGCCTTATCCAG GCTGCTGCTCAGGAAGCAGGCACCCTCCTGGACACAGGACAGCCTGGGCGGGCGCTGGGCTACTGCTCTTTGGCTGTCCTGGCCAGTGGTAACAGCCCTTGTCACCTGCGTCTACGAGCCACCTGCTTGGCCCAGCTGCAGGAGTTTGACCGAGCACTCAGGGACCTGAACCATGTGCTTCAGGAGGATGCCAGGGACAGTGACCTGCCAAGGCGGGCAGAGGACTATTGCTCCCAAGGTCGCCTGCTGCTGAGCCTAGGAGATGAGGAAGGCGCTGCTGGAGCCTTTGCCCAGGCCCTCACACTGTCACCAGTCAGGGCCCAGGACAGCCTATGGGAGCAGCCAGGCCAGGTCCCCACAGCCCACGTGTTTCTGCACCACGGGCAGCGCTGCCTGGAGGAGCAGCGCTATCAAGAAGCCTGGATGGCTGCTCAGAATGGCCTTCTGGTGCACCCCAGCCACCGTGGGCTGAAGAGACTGAAAGCGAGGACCCGCAGGGAGGCATCCTCAGGCTGCAGACTGCACTGA